A region of the Pirellulales bacterium genome:
CCAGGTTCATCGGTGAAGAGATTCGCCTTGTTCAATTCCTTCGCGATAAATGGCATCGGTTTCGCTGCATTCGGAACGGTGGCACGCCCAATCGTTTGGGGTGTTTTTCACCAGCCCATCGGCTAAGCTAAATCAACGACCGAATTGAGCGGCATCGGGGATCCAAGAATAATGGCCATCAAGCATTTTGCCGCTGCAATCGTGCTGTCGCTCGGATTTACGGCCCTGGCCGACGAAAGCGATCGGTCTCGTTCGCCAATTGGCAGGCAGATTGCAGCATTTCAGCTCAATGACTTTCTGGGCAGCGCTCATTCCTCCGCCGAGTGGAAAGATCAAAAGGCGGTCGTCGTGACCTTTCTCGGCGTGGAATGCCCGTTGGCAAAGCTCTACGGCAAGCGGCTGATGGAGCTTGACGAGCAGTATCGCCGTCAAAACGTGCAATTTGTCGGCATCGATTCGAATCAGCAAGATTCGCTGGCCGACATAGCGCACTATGCTCGCCTTCACAAAATCGATTTTCCGCTGCTCAAAGACCCCGGCAACAAAATCGCCGACCGGTTCGACGCCCAGCGCACTCCCGAAGCGTTCTTGCTCGACCCGACGGGTAAGATTCTTTACCGAGGAGCGATCGACGATCAATATGGCGTCGGATTTTCCCGTGCGAAGGCCGAACATGAGTATCTAGTCAATGCCATCGACCAATGGCTGGCCGGCGAGAAAATTGCGATCGCCGAAACGCCCGCCAGTGGCTGTTACATCGGCCGAGTCAATCCAACGAAGCCAACGGGAGATATTACCTACTCGCGGCAAATTGCCGGCATCTTGAACCGGCACTGCGTATCGTGCCATCGGGCCGATCAAATTGCCCCGTTTACGCTCACCTCCTACGACGATGTCGTCGGCTGGGGCGAAACGATCTGCGAAGTGATCAAAGATCAACGGATGCCCCCCTGGCACGCCAACCCGGACTACGGAGCATTCTGGAACGACGCGCGAATGCCCGACGACGAACAGCAACTGATCTTTCAATGGGTGAAAAACGGCATGCCGCAGGGCAATCCCGACGATCTGCCGCAGCCGCCAAAATTCACCGCGGGCTGGCGAATAACCAAGCCCGATTTGGTGGTGAAAATGCCCAAGGCGTTTACGGTGCCGGCAAAAGGAAGTGTGCCATATCAGTATTTCGTCATCGATCCGGGCTTCAAGGAAGATGTGTGGGTCCGAGGAACCGATGCACGACCTGGAAATCCCGCGGTTGTGCATCACATGATTTTGTTTTGGATCGGTCCGGAACAAGATCAACCGAATGGATTGGATGCTCTGAATCATGCCATCGCGTCGTTCGCTCCTGGAATGCCCGCCAACCTTGGGCCTGATGCGCTTGCTCGCCGCATACCCGCCGGCTCGAAACTAGTGTTCCAAATGCACTACACGCCCATTGGCTCCGAGCAAATCGATCGAAGCGCAGCCGGCATGGTGTTGGCCGATCCGAAAAAGGTTAAAAAAGAAATCAAACTGGGAGCGGCGCTGAATGGGGAATTTCAAATTCCCCCGAGAGCAGCCGACCATGCGGTCGAAGCGAAGCACCGGTTCGATGAAGCCGTGCTGTTATTCTCGCTGACGCCACATATGCATCTGCGCGGCAAATCGTTCCGGTTTACCGCGATCTATCCCGATCAACGCCAAGAAATATTGCTCGATGTGCCGCGGTACGACTTTCATTGGCAGAACACTTACCTGCTGAAACCCGCCAAAGTGCTGCCGCCAGGGACGGAATTGGCCTGCGAGGCCCATTTCGACAACTCCGCCCAAAACATGTCGAACCCCGACCCCAACCGAGCAGTCTCTTGGGGTGATCAAACCTGGGAAGAAATGGTCATCGGCTCATTCGCCATCGCCCTGGTAGATCAAGACCTCACGCTCGGCCAGCCGACCCAGGAGCGGCAAGACGACGGCCGGTACGAAGTCACGTTCCGCTACAAACCGAGTACGCCGGCCGAAGCCGTGTATTTATCCGGCGATTTCAACCACTGGAAGCCCGACGAATTGAAAATGGTAGGTCCCGATAAGGGCGGCTTTCATACAATCAAGCAAACACTGAGCCAGGGACGTTATGAATACCAATTTGTGGTCGATGGTAAAGAATGGAAGCCCGATCCAGGCGTCCGCGAGCGGACGGAAAAAGATCACCGCAGCGTGCTGCGCGTGGGTAGACTAACACCTTACCACCGAGTCGCAGCGATGTAGAGAGGAAAACAATTCTAAAGCTCCAAAGCCGAATGAGAATGCTCAGTGGATCACTGCAAAGGGAGATGCATCTTTTCCGCTGCGATCTAGCGACAATTCGGTTCATCAACCAATGCCCAACGTCTTCCAAGGTTCAAAATCGACTGTCGGCGATCCATTTGGCATCGTCGTTTCGCGATGGAACGA
Encoded here:
- a CDS encoding redoxin domain-containing protein, with the translated sequence MAIKHFAAAIVLSLGFTALADESDRSRSPIGRQIAAFQLNDFLGSAHSSAEWKDQKAVVVTFLGVECPLAKLYGKRLMELDEQYRRQNVQFVGIDSNQQDSLADIAHYARLHKIDFPLLKDPGNKIADRFDAQRTPEAFLLDPTGKILYRGAIDDQYGVGFSRAKAEHEYLVNAIDQWLAGEKIAIAETPASGCYIGRVNPTKPTGDITYSRQIAGILNRHCVSCHRADQIAPFTLTSYDDVVGWGETICEVIKDQRMPPWHANPDYGAFWNDARMPDDEQQLIFQWVKNGMPQGNPDDLPQPPKFTAGWRITKPDLVVKMPKAFTVPAKGSVPYQYFVIDPGFKEDVWVRGTDARPGNPAVVHHMILFWIGPEQDQPNGLDALNHAIASFAPGMPANLGPDALARRIPAGSKLVFQMHYTPIGSEQIDRSAAGMVLADPKKVKKEIKLGAALNGEFQIPPRAADHAVEAKHRFDEAVLLFSLTPHMHLRGKSFRFTAIYPDQRQEILLDVPRYDFHWQNTYLLKPAKVLPPGTELACEAHFDNSAQNMSNPDPNRAVSWGDQTWEEMVIGSFAIALVDQDLTLGQPTQERQDDGRYEVTFRYKPSTPAEAVYLSGDFNHWKPDELKMVGPDKGGFHTIKQTLSQGRYEYQFVVDGKEWKPDPGVRERTEKDHRSVLRVGRLTPYHRVAAM